AATATCAAGAAGAGGTGGATATTGCAAAgcaaaatcaacaacatcGGCAAGGAAACCAGCGATAGTATACTCATCACCGATAGCTCTCTTGTACCAATTGTCTGGAATACGTTCATTGCCGACTTTATATTGAAAGCTGCCAGACTCGCCTGTGATGGCAAAGAAGGACATCAAATCTTTCTTAGTCAATGAGCCCTCCGGAAATTCTGCAGACTTGTTGGACATCATTCGGACTGGGAAATTATAGCCGGCGGGAGAAACGAGAACTCCCGCAAAAGGCGAAGAGAAGAAGTAGGGGTTGGTTGTAATAGAGTTATTGAAGCGGTCAATTCTGAAGTCGAGAAGCTTCTGATATTGTTCGTCGGCACCAACACCCTCGACCAAAGCATCGTAGTACTTCTGAAATAGTGGAACTTCAAGATTGTAGGATTGTCCAGCTAACCAAAGATCCGGGCGAGTTGGAGAAGTGTCAGATTCGTACTTATTGTGGGAGCCAGAAATGCCTCGAGGAGTTCCAGTAAGACCCAAAAGATTGCCCAAGGGAAGGCCAACTTTAGCTGTTGGTCCACCAATTGACCAAGCTATAAGATGTCAACATTGGTACACGAAAGGAGACACTCAAACATACTTAGCAAGTTGCCATCAAACACGGCGCCAAAAACAGCAAGAAACGTTCCAAGGTCCAAAGACATGCCGAATGCCCTATTGGTACCATCGATAAAGTCGCCTATAGTACCTACTCCGCTGTGGGGGATGTATCCATGATTCGCGGCAGCATTCAATCCTGGACAAGGTCCTCTAACGTCTCCTGCGCCGAAGTTTGGTGGCACAAAAGCATACTTTCCTGTCGTGCTAACGTACTGCGATGCAGCATCGAAACTGGCTCTCTTTTGAAGTGGGTCACGAGCAGCTGTACTTCGCTTGCCAAGTTGAGATTTCGCGAGTCTTTCGGCATGTTCGGCAGCCAATCGAGGATACGCGGCGACTTCAGTCGCGGTAAATGCCAGTAGGGCAACAATAGTTGCTACCTTCATGGTTGTATGTTTATGTTGAAGTCtatgaatttttgatttgatgaggaagatatgaggtaaatgaattgatgaaggaTGGAGTTGTTGTGAGTACGAGGTTGTtaagaaaaaggagaagggaaaCCAAGGCACTTATATTTCCATATCCTCACACTTGAATATCTCCACAGAATCGACAACACAGCAGACATTCCTCAGCTCCGAGAACCAGGCCGACATATAAGAGGCAGTTGATTTGCTTTCTCTCGCCTAATTAGACCAGGACGAACGATGAATTCATCGCAATATTCACTGAGAATCGATGTCCACAAAAGATTGACACGGGCACAAGTAGTCTAAATCTTCATTTTAATGTTGATCTCTTGGAAAATAAGATGGGGGGCCTGCACTACAGGGCCACAACAATCAATGGCTGGCACATTAGTGCCGCTGACGTCGAATGGCTATTTGGACGATCACCAGACGGAAAGGGATATTTGGGGTAAGGCATATAAGCGTATATGCTAGATGACGCCCGAAATATAGCGCCAAGCGCCTGGGGTCGaacatttttatatcaaataagTTTTGAGCGGCAGATGTAAGGACGGTAAAGTAGTGCAGTGCGGATCTTCTGAGCCAGGTCTTGGTGCGGAAGCATCTTTCCAAAGTTTCGATTTGCCAGTCCATTCAATCGAATTGAGAAGATGTTAAAGAAACATGTTTAATATCGATTTCGGAGACCAAATGGAATCCAATGGCTGGCAGTTTAAGATCAAATACACTCAACCTGGACTAACAATCAGTCGGAAGTAGATGCATCATACAGCTTTCGTTATTACTTATAAAACCGTGTAATTGTGATATTCAGAGAactatttgatattttgttgCCCATTTGACGAGGACATGGATGGCACACAATACACTAATGTTATTGAGTTTACTCTCGACGTACGGAGATACTTCCGATGATGTATGCAGGGTATGAAGGACGGAACCTAATTATCTTTCATTGCCACTCCTTACAATGAAGATCACAGGATAAGGGGCGTAAATCACCCAGCCAGGTAGATCACTAGATAGGTTTTAGTAAGATGGGGGTTGAAACTTAATTCAGTGAGGTGAGGAGAGAACGCCCAACAATTCAAATACTCTATTCTTCCGAGGTCCATTCTAGTGTCTCCATATAATAACCTCAAGCGCAAACGTCTCCTGGCTTAGCCTAGTGATCACTCCAGCTTAACGTCAAGCGaatctaaatatcaatcacGAGAACTCAGAAACACAAACAGTGCCTGGTAACATGACATTCATGAGGTATGTTTGAATTGTTTATGAACCCCAAAATTTACAAGGTAGAAATAGAATGCTAGATTGTAGCAGATCTCTCAACTATGAAGAACTGCCGTTGCGgaaatgaatgatgtttCGGCCTGCTGCCATGCCGTCCATCTCcatactttttcaatttccagtAGTTACCGCTGTCTCCTTGATGGCACCTACAATTTTCCGCTGCACCTATAGCATCAATTTATAGAAGATATCCGAGGCTATTGAAAAGCATAGCCCCCTCggtcttttcttcttctttcaaaatcCACTTTAATTCATGCCATTGCAAAATGTCTAATAGTTAAGACCAATAGACTGGACGGATATGAACTCTTGAGTCCAGCATTccaaattattttgattgaatcaTTTATCAGAAGCCAGGAATTGAAGGCTTTCGATTCTCGGGTCACACTGCAGTCTGCCGAACCCCTACGTCGTCGTTCTTCCAATAGTGCACAATTCAATTACTGCTTTGACTCTGATGACGAAATACTTAGTTCAATTCGGGATAAATTGTCAAGTGCCAAAGATGAAAGGTCTAGGGGAATTTCTTTCCCGGAGTTTAATAACAACCTTAGATTGTGGGGGTTCTCGCTAACCTTAAGCGTCTGTTCGCATTCCTAATCGGAGCAGGTTGTCCACTTCACACTTCCCAATCTGACGAATGTGGCTTTCCCTTATATCAATTGAGAATCAAAGGTCCAATTTACAGTTTATGCTTGTATATTTCCGACGCTAGCTTTTGAGACTTTAACACATCGAGCCACGCTGTAAGCCGCAAGGTGTAGCGCAGATCTTTACCTGTAAATCCGATCATCCCTCAATACACCTCTTTAATGATGCTAATCACCACCACATACATTGAGCATCGTTGATGTGATCTCTCATCAAAAATTGAGTTGAATCTTTTCTGGTGCACCCCTCGGCAATCCTCAGATGAGATTGATGCCTCTTCCTGCAGAACATCGATCCTCGTGATGCGCCCAAAGATCTGCAGATCCGGAACGCCAGTGGAAACCTAGATATATGCTTCATTTTCGGCATCTATACAGGATATGGATAGAATTTTGCACATAAATATGGATCTACCCTTCGTCCATgtattatcaatattctcattaGACTCTACTTCGTTAAACTTTGTTTAGTATTGCCGTGAACACTATCCATTGCACGATCTTCAATCATTACAAACAACCTATCATACTAATTTTCACTATGCATACTAAGAACCTTCTTGTACTCTTTGCCCTCACAACCTCTATTTTTTCTGCTCCCATACCGTCTCCTAGATTCTCAAGTCTTGGTTCAGCCTTCGGTAACTTGAATTGGAACGGCGCGGGCAACTCTGTTGGCAATGGGAACAAGGGTAATGGGaatgatgtatgtatttctTGTAATTTTCGAGACCTACGACTAATTATATGTAGAATGGTAATGGATCAGGATCAAAtaatgggaatggaaatgtttTTGGAAACGGAAATGCTATTGGGAGCGGAAACTCCGGTATCGACGTTTTGAAGCGTGGATCTGGCTCGAATATTTTGGGCAGTGCTTTTGGAAACTTGAATTCCAATGGTGGGGGCAATGCTGCTGGAAACGGCAACGCCCATAATGGTAACGGTGTATGTCTCCTTGCACTTTTTGGGTGACACGGCTAACCAGACGCCACAGAATGGCGTTGGATCAGGATCATACAATGGGAATGGTAATACGTTCGACAATGGGAATGCTATTGGGAGCGATAACTCAGGAATAAGCATCTTGAATCGTAGATCTGGTTCAAATATTGTGGGCAGTGCTTTAAGCAACTTGAATGGGAATGGCAATGACAATTCGTGAGTATTCCCTCTATCTAGCGTCTACAGGATCCCAGACTTCAGTCCAAGATTTAGAGATCTTTGAATGTCGAAAGTATATCGAACACTCAAATTATTCAGACTAGTGGATCCATCGTAGCATTTAgtccatcttctttttcgttcaattcaatcttgaACTTTTCACAATTCTCCAGATATCGAATCTTATTTAGCCTGCTAGTCTTGATTATCGAGTGcaatttccttccatctcaaaGTACTCAAACTGACTCCAATAGTGCCGGAAACAAGAACTGGGGTAATGGAAACGGGAATGGAGATAACAGCGGAAGCTCGGATGGCAACGGCAACATTTTCGGAAACAAGAATTCTATCGGGTCAGGAAACTCAGGATTCAGCATCCTCAACAAGGTAAGGAGATCAAAACCCCCTACTCTATCATCATACGTCAACGGTGTATGGGTTGCTGCCATCGATCCCATTACCAATTCTCTATCATCATCTGGAGATGCCGCAAACACTGTTGGCACAGTTGCAGATACTTTGGGGGGCAATGGCGGTTCCAATAC
The Botrytis cinerea B05.10 chromosome 5, complete sequence DNA segment above includes these coding regions:
- the Bcprd2 gene encoding Bcprd2, which codes for MKVATIVALLAFTATEVAAYPRLAAEHAERLAKSQLGKRSTAARDPLQKRASFDAASQYVSTTGKYAFVPPNFGAGDVRGPCPGLNAAANHGYIPHSGVGTIGDFIDGTNRAFGMSLDLGTFLAVFGAVFDGNLLTWSIGGPTAKVGLPLGNLLGLTGTPRGISGSHNKYESDTSPTRPDLWLAGQSYNLEVPLFQKYYDALVEGVGADEQYQKLLDFRIDRFNNSITTNPYFFSSPFAGVLVSPAGYNFPVRMMSNKSAEFPEGSLTKKDLMSFFAITGESGSFQYKVGNERIPDNWYKRAIGDEYTIAGFLADVVDFALQYPPLLDIGGNMGSPNTFAPVNLGSLTKGVFQTGSLLEGNNLECFVFQASQAALPDIVGGAIGNLANTIKPFTDVVTQQLGGLGCPQLQGIDQSQFSKFPGYTNCKNGCMKY